Proteins co-encoded in one Sporosarcina sp. FSL K6-1522 genomic window:
- a CDS encoding YpdA family putative bacillithiol disulfide reductase — protein sequence MIRKDAIIVGGGPCGLSAAIELQEAGFEVLVIEKGNIVNSIYNYPTHQTFFSTSIKLSIGDIPFITAIDRPKRNDALVYYRKVAELKGIPINSYETVETVTKESAGFRIVSDKAEYVAENVIIATGYYDNPNQLGVEGENLSNVFHYFKEAHPYFRKKVVVIGGKNSAVDAALELERAGASVTVVYRGADYSPSVKPWILPGFDSLVRNGVIDMHFNAAVTKITETTVTIDKAGEAFELANDYVFAMIGYHPDYSFLKSIGITTDADSGRPTFDEATMETNVEGLYIAGVIAAGNNANEIFIENGKFHGGMIANAMKAKRAVIK from the coding sequence ATGATAAGAAAAGATGCCATTATTGTCGGCGGAGGTCCGTGTGGGCTATCTGCTGCTATTGAATTACAAGAAGCAGGATTTGAAGTACTCGTGATTGAAAAAGGCAATATTGTGAACTCGATTTATAATTATCCGACGCATCAAACGTTTTTCAGTACGAGTATCAAGCTATCGATTGGGGATATTCCGTTTATCACGGCAATTGATAGGCCAAAACGTAATGATGCACTGGTCTATTATCGGAAAGTTGCGGAGTTAAAAGGAATTCCAATCAATAGTTACGAGACAGTGGAAACGGTGACAAAGGAAAGTGCAGGTTTTCGTATCGTATCGGATAAAGCCGAGTATGTTGCAGAGAATGTTATCATTGCGACTGGTTACTATGATAATCCGAATCAACTCGGTGTTGAAGGCGAAAACTTGTCCAACGTATTTCATTATTTTAAAGAAGCGCATCCATACTTTAGAAAAAAAGTCGTTGTCATCGGCGGCAAGAACTCGGCCGTTGACGCTGCACTTGAATTAGAGCGCGCAGGTGCTTCTGTAACAGTCGTCTATCGTGGTGCGGATTATTCACCGAGTGTAAAACCTTGGATTTTGCCTGGGTTTGATAGTCTGGTTCGTAATGGCGTTATCGACATGCATTTCAATGCTGCAGTCACAAAGATTACAGAAACAACGGTTACGATTGACAAAGCAGGGGAAGCGTTTGAGCTTGCCAATGACTATGTCTTTGCGATGATTGGCTACCATCCTGACTATAGCTTCTTAAAAAGCATAGGCATTACAACAGATGCTGACAGCGGACGTCCTACTTTTGATGAAGCGACTATGGAAACGAATGTAGAGGGATTATATATTGCAGGTGTGATTGCTGCCGGGAATAATGCCAATGAGATTTTCATTGAAAATGGAAAATTTCATGGCGGCATGATCGCGAACGCTATGAAAGCAAAGCGAGCAGTTATAAAATAA
- a CDS encoding metallophosphoesterase gives MVTIMKKIAWTVLSALMGTVMLMWMNARKKNVVFHEVHCGLGDTTDKQLTIFFISDIHRRVIDDKLLSKVHPARNIDSVIIGGDLAERGVPLSRVEENVRRLACLGPLFYVWGNNDREVGEEAIRAIITRHGGVILDNTNATIPGHPTWGICGTDDPSSRKVDIDSTLRYIEQYENVILVTHTPSLFRKIEPLYHPRLMLAGHTHGGQIRIGKFGLMEKGAFKSEGGKAKLVSNGYGTSTLPLRLGAMPESHVITMNYVESVRKGC, from the coding sequence ATGGTTACGATTATGAAGAAGATTGCATGGACAGTTCTTTCAGCGCTGATGGGCACTGTCATGCTGATGTGGATGAACGCAAGAAAAAAGAATGTCGTCTTCCATGAGGTGCATTGTGGATTGGGCGACACGACAGATAAACAGTTAACCATATTTTTTATTTCTGATATTCACCGCCGAGTCATTGATGATAAGTTGTTGTCCAAAGTACATCCGGCTAGAAACATCGATAGTGTCATTATCGGTGGAGATCTTGCGGAACGAGGAGTTCCACTGAGTCGTGTTGAAGAGAATGTTCGCCGTCTAGCTTGTTTGGGCCCGCTTTTTTATGTTTGGGGTAACAATGATCGAGAAGTAGGCGAGGAAGCGATCCGGGCTATTATCACTCGCCATGGCGGTGTTATTTTGGATAATACAAATGCTACGATTCCAGGACATCCGACGTGGGGGATATGTGGAACGGACGATCCATCAAGCAGAAAAGTCGATATCGACTCAACTCTTCGCTATATTGAACAGTATGAAAATGTCATACTTGTGACACATACACCATCGCTTTTCCGAAAGATTGAGCCTTTATATCATCCTCGATTAATGCTCGCTGGACATACACATGGCGGACAAATTCGAATTGGTAAATTCGGCTTAATGGAAAAAGGGGCTTTCAAGTCCGAAGGTGGCAAGGCAAAGTTGGTTAGTAATGGCTATGGCACATCTACGTTGCCGCTTCGGTTAGGTGCGATGCCGGAAAGTCATGTCATTACGATGAACTATGTGGAAAGTGTGCGTAAGGGGTGCTAA
- a CDS encoding LysM peptidoglycan-binding domain-containing protein, producing MKKDDYKAEFEEHRKEISVDEGQDTESLPSRTELHHKKGRKPNSKKKTKPSTILINVCLGLFTLIPVVILVYVLSDFYKPEDNPEAKVDEPGFLYETDVKGSNGKIGAADEKDDEAKKKAEADATPKVDKAPEVKKEEEPTAVDVNPPVQETPEVKPEVKPEVKPEVKPEPKPEVKPEPKPQPKPEPKPEPKPDPKPTAKTHIVANGETLYRISMNYYGSDSGVAKIKSANGLSSNNISVGQKLIIP from the coding sequence ATGAAAAAAGATGATTATAAAGCTGAATTCGAAGAGCATAGGAAGGAAATCAGTGTAGACGAAGGGCAAGATACTGAGAGTCTGCCATCGCGAACTGAATTACATCATAAAAAAGGTCGAAAACCGAATTCAAAAAAGAAAACGAAACCGAGTACAATTTTGATCAATGTATGCCTTGGGCTATTCACATTGATTCCCGTCGTGATTCTCGTTTATGTTCTTTCGGATTTCTATAAACCGGAGGATAATCCAGAGGCCAAAGTAGATGAGCCGGGTTTTCTCTATGAAACGGATGTGAAAGGAAGTAACGGGAAAATAGGGGCGGCAGATGAGAAGGACGATGAAGCAAAGAAGAAAGCCGAGGCAGATGCTACGCCAAAAGTCGATAAAGCACCTGAAGTGAAAAAAGAGGAAGAACCAACTGCTGTGGATGTGAATCCCCCTGTACAAGAAACACCGGAAGTAAAACCTGAGGTAAAACCAGAAGTGAAGCCTGAAGTAAAGCCAGAGCCGAAGCCTGAAGTAAAGCCAGAACCGAAGCCGCAACCAAAACCAGAGCCGAAACCGGAACCAAAGCCGGATCCCAAACCAACGGCTAAAACGCATATAGTGGCTAATGGTGAGACACTTTACCGAATTTCGATGAATTATTATGGTTCGGATTCTGGCGTTGCTAAAATTAAGAGTGCCAACGGTTTGTCATCGAATAATATTAGCGTTGGACAAAAGCTGATCATACCTTAA
- a CDS encoding ATP-dependent DNA helicase RecQ, whose translation MSDVHQVLREKFGFDHFRPGQERVIRDVIAGKDTVAILPTGMGKSLCYQLPAYMLEGTVLIVSPLIALMEDQVANMKRNGEKRVVALNSFLSYTEKNRVMDQLAHYKFIYISPEMLLQQHVMERLRMLQMALLVVDEAHCISQWGFDFRPDYLRMGEVFIALGRPPILALTATADEQVVADISRYLQLNTPAIHRQSIDRPNISYAIVKLHAEREKTTFIVERVTTTKGPGIIYVASRKRADQLATLLREQGVSAAAYHAGKEQEDRAFIQEQFITGEINWICATNAFGMGIHKNNIRQVIHEHIPKNSSDYLQEVGRAGRDGELSAATLLFSPEDEGKTRFIIQEDIPQEWEIRHFARLLAEKIPAQEAAQMTNMSETAKRVIEYYMERMTVEEVIRRMAELLAEKEVQLQKMLRLVQSACCIRESLLALFDERCDRKPTYCCSVCGTTEADWLTEQDLMNPGKRSMDWEERLVTLLG comes from the coding sequence ATGAGTGATGTGCATCAAGTGTTGCGAGAAAAGTTTGGGTTCGATCATTTTAGGCCTGGACAAGAACGAGTCATTCGCGACGTTATTGCAGGGAAAGATACTGTTGCTATATTGCCGACAGGCATGGGCAAATCATTGTGCTATCAACTGCCAGCTTATATGCTGGAAGGTACGGTGCTAATCGTTTCTCCCCTTATCGCTTTAATGGAAGACCAAGTGGCGAATATGAAAAGAAATGGAGAAAAACGAGTCGTGGCACTCAACTCCTTTCTTTCCTATACGGAGAAAAATCGAGTGATGGACCAGCTGGCGCACTATAAATTTATCTATATTTCGCCAGAGATGCTCTTGCAACAGCATGTGATGGAGCGGCTTCGTATGCTTCAAATGGCTTTACTCGTAGTCGATGAGGCGCATTGTATCTCGCAGTGGGGCTTTGATTTTCGACCGGATTATTTGCGTATGGGAGAGGTGTTTATAGCGTTAGGTCGACCGCCTATACTTGCGCTGACTGCAACGGCGGACGAGCAAGTTGTTGCTGATATTAGCCGATATTTACAATTGAATACGCCTGCAATTCATCGGCAATCTATTGATCGACCGAATATATCGTACGCGATTGTGAAGTTACATGCTGAGCGTGAGAAAACAACGTTTATCGTCGAGCGAGTTACCACAACGAAGGGGCCGGGCATTATTTATGTTGCTTCGCGAAAGCGCGCAGACCAACTTGCTACCCTTCTTCGAGAACAAGGTGTTTCTGCTGCTGCCTATCATGCGGGAAAAGAACAGGAAGATCGCGCATTCATCCAAGAGCAGTTTATCACTGGAGAAATAAATTGGATTTGTGCTACAAATGCGTTTGGAATGGGTATACATAAAAATAACATCCGGCAAGTGATACACGAACATATACCGAAAAATAGTAGCGATTATTTGCAAGAAGTAGGACGGGCTGGGCGTGATGGAGAGTTATCGGCGGCCACGTTACTGTTTTCACCGGAAGATGAAGGAAAGACGCGCTTCATCATTCAAGAGGATATACCGCAAGAGTGGGAGATTCGGCATTTTGCTCGCTTATTGGCAGAGAAGATTCCAGCACAGGAAGCGGCGCAAATGACGAATATGAGTGAAACAGCCAAGCGTGTCATTGAATACTATATGGAGCGGATGACGGTCGAGGAAGTCATCAGGCGCATGGCTGAACTATTAGCTGAAAAAGAGGTGCAACTTCAGAAGATGCTTCGCCTCGTGCAATCGGCGTGCTGTATTCGTGAAAGTCTGTTAGCTTTATTTGACGAACGATGTGACAGAAAGCCTACGTATTGCTGTTCCGTTTGTGGTACGACTGAAGCGGATTGGCTTACTGAACAAGACTTAATGAATCCTGGTAAGCGGTCGATGGACTGGGAGGAAAGACTTGTCACATTGCTCGGCTAG
- a CDS encoding helix-turn-helix domain-containing protein, which translates to MNLCSILLKIIYKIDGERTIYSGLHLLRGKRSGQTLQDVEYYGLKAFFGLLPKLSTERFEEAIKHLQGAGLIRMTDESLVGLTERGRAQVVELPIYRFNGWDYRGREMIFFARLSLIVQTVSNLRTGEKSFLPIQKEWDIQSFVKKALAYQPIQDPVFASSLGEELRQGMHRSGMGDRQKQIMTHRLAGYGLTGWTWEQLAQELKLDPLAVRLLFIEALHKLLAVIEVSTDLPFLRKIAENIKVTTYLTESSMRTKRLFEEGLSMQEIAVARKLKQSTIEDHFVEMAIHDPAFPLYQFVEAADVTAVVAKVNASGTRRLRLLKAEFDRLSYFQLRLILGARTGGEVS; encoded by the coding sequence ATGAATCTCTGTTCAATCCTATTAAAAATCATTTATAAAATAGATGGTGAGCGTACAATTTACTCGGGACTGCATTTATTAAGAGGGAAACGGTCGGGACAAACTTTGCAAGATGTCGAATACTATGGACTTAAAGCGTTCTTTGGGCTATTACCCAAACTCTCCACCGAGCGGTTTGAGGAAGCTATTAAGCACTTACAGGGCGCAGGGCTCATTCGTATGACGGATGAATCACTTGTAGGGTTAACGGAACGTGGCCGTGCACAAGTTGTCGAATTACCAATTTACCGATTTAATGGATGGGATTATAGGGGACGCGAAATGATTTTCTTCGCCAGGTTGTCGCTTATTGTCCAAACTGTGTCGAATTTGAGAACGGGAGAAAAATCCTTTCTTCCCATCCAAAAAGAATGGGACATTCAGTCTTTTGTGAAGAAGGCGCTAGCCTATCAACCGATTCAAGATCCCGTTTTTGCAAGTAGTCTTGGAGAGGAACTACGACAAGGTATGCATAGAAGTGGGATGGGTGATCGACAAAAGCAAATTATGACGCATCGTTTAGCGGGGTATGGCCTGACAGGGTGGACATGGGAGCAGTTAGCACAGGAATTGAAACTCGATCCACTTGCTGTACGTCTTCTATTCATAGAGGCGTTACATAAGCTGCTTGCTGTCATTGAAGTTTCTACCGATTTGCCTTTTTTGCGAAAAATCGCTGAAAATATCAAAGTAACGACATATTTAACAGAGTCCTCGATGCGTACCAAACGCTTATTTGAAGAGGGTTTGTCCATGCAGGAAATTGCTGTTGCCCGCAAGTTGAAGCAGAGTACAATCGAGGATCATTTTGTGGAGATGGCGATTCATGACCCCGCCTTTCCGCTTTACCAATTTGTTGAGGCGGCAGATGTGACGGCGGTTGTTGCCAAAGTAAATGCCAGTGGGACACGAAGGCTGCGGTTATTGAAAGCTGAATTTGATAGGCTATCCTATTTTCAACTGCGTTTGATTTTAGGGGCAAGGACGGGAGGTGAAGTGTCATGA
- a CDS encoding ferredoxin — protein MPKYTIVDQDTCIACGACGAAAPDIYDYDDEGIAYVILDDNTGTTEVPEELMEDLEDAFDGCPTDSIKIADASFDGDPLKYED, from the coding sequence ATGCCTAAGTATACAATCGTCGATCAGGATACGTGCATCGCTTGTGGAGCTTGCGGAGCCGCTGCGCCTGACATCTATGACTATGATGACGAAGGAATCGCCTACGTTATCCTTGATGATAACACGGGTACAACAGAAGTTCCAGAAGAACTGATGGAGGATTTGGAAGATGCATTTGACGGCTGCCCGACTGACTCAATCAAAATTGCGGACGCTTCGTTCGACGGAGATCCGCTAAAATACGAAGACTAA
- a CDS encoding ECF transporter S component produces the protein MNNKKLRKMILIAMLGSIGTVLMQFNFPLPVLPSFLKIDFGEIPAVLAIMTMGPVAGIAVELIKNVMYWFMSGSPTGVPVGEIANFATGVLFIMPIYFIHNKFKTSKGLAAGLIAGTVAMAVGMSVLNYVLFLPMYTYFMNFPAMAGSELSGFIVLGVLPFNLIKGVMLMVITLFLFKSMSKWIAKQRIQLMA, from the coding sequence ATGAACAACAAAAAATTGCGAAAGATGATTCTCATCGCAATGCTAGGAAGTATCGGTACAGTATTAATGCAGTTCAATTTCCCGTTACCCGTATTACCGAGTTTTTTGAAAATCGACTTTGGGGAAATTCCTGCGGTATTGGCGATTATGACGATGGGGCCGGTGGCAGGGATTGCGGTTGAATTGATTAAAAATGTGATGTATTGGTTCATGTCGGGGAGTCCGACGGGCGTTCCGGTAGGGGAAATTGCGAACTTTGCAACAGGAGTCCTATTCATTATGCCAATCTATTTCATCCACAATAAATTTAAAACGTCTAAAGGCTTAGCTGCTGGACTCATTGCAGGAACTGTTGCGATGGCTGTCGGGATGAGTGTTTTGAATTATGTACTGTTCTTGCCGATGTATACGTATTTCATGAATTTCCCGGCAATGGCAGGTAGTGAGTTGTCAGGCTTTATTGTGCTAGGGGTTTTACCTTTCAACCTCATTAAAGGTGTGATGTTGATGGTAATCACTTTATTCCTTTTCAAGAGCATGAGCAAATGGATTGCGAAGCAACGCATTCAGTTAATGGCGTAA
- a CDS encoding RNA polymerase sigma factor SigX has product MDDSVFHRLYEQYHHDVFTFLIYLTGDRDHAEDLMHEVYVRVLRAYTGFEGKSSEKTWLFSIAKNVAIDHFRKNAVRKKHMFDKFDWEKSELISTGIPPEELVTLSEEMKELLHALDTCTGDQKMVILMRYFHDLSIAETAEVLNWTEGKVKTTQHRAIKALQKKMNALPAEGRRNG; this is encoded by the coding sequence ATGGATGACTCCGTTTTCCATCGGCTTTATGAGCAATACCACCATGATGTGTTCACATTCTTAATCTATTTGACAGGAGATCGTGATCATGCCGAGGACCTTATGCATGAGGTATACGTAAGGGTATTGCGGGCATACACCGGTTTTGAGGGGAAAAGTTCCGAAAAGACCTGGCTTTTTTCGATTGCTAAAAATGTCGCAATCGATCACTTTAGGAAAAATGCTGTTCGTAAAAAGCATATGTTCGATAAATTCGATTGGGAAAAGAGCGAACTCATATCAACAGGAATTCCACCTGAAGAGCTCGTAACGCTTAGTGAGGAGATGAAAGAGCTGTTGCATGCACTCGATACTTGTACAGGTGATCAGAAGATGGTGATCCTGATGCGTTATTTCCATGATCTTTCCATTGCCGAAACAGCTGAAGTGCTTAACTGGACAGAAGGGAAAGTAAAGACGACGCAACATCGAGCGATAAAAGCATTACAGAAAAAAATGAATGCTCTTCCGGCAGAGGGGAGGAGAAATGGATGA
- a CDS encoding ATP-binding protein, translating into MNRIWNSIVGKLWATILLLVSFVLFIVTALLLEFLDNFHTQQAEDSLRREAATISKIVIDHESKSSMQLIIKDILDDETNAMITDASGEVVHTFHNGLNKEQIEQKILSESLFSTNQKSGTPVLKEMIMPSILEENVMEQYLVLSYPVEEAQAIVGSVIIYQSLEAVHRTTKQTTNIVFLSAFIAFVLTTFFAFFLSTRITSPLRGMRQAALELSKGNFDTRLPVMQNDEIGQLATAFNQMGRQLKYHVELISQDKEQLASILTSMTDAVITFNRDYTILLSNPQAERVLQNWHFKKAADDGAIPPEILHMLEHVLTFAEEIEDELELGGRFYAISISPLYSGDSIRGAVAVLRDMTDQHKLEKLRSDFIANVSHELRTPISLLQGYSEAILDGVTTSDEERDEMVQIIHDESMRMGRLVTDLLDLARMESGHMRLYKDDLPVVPFLERIVHKFMQVARDAQVELAFDYPEGQDIVSHVDEDRLEQVFTNLLDNAIRHTPNGGKVTLHLKKHLDTMEIAVADTGVGIPEEDLPYIFERFYKADKARTRGKGGTGLGLAIAKNIIDSHGGRIVAKRAEEQGTIFSCTLPLKM; encoded by the coding sequence ATGAATAGAATATGGAATTCAATCGTCGGGAAGCTATGGGCAACCATATTGCTTCTCGTTTCCTTTGTCTTGTTTATTGTAACGGCATTGTTACTTGAATTTCTGGATAATTTCCACACCCAGCAAGCAGAAGATTCTCTACGCAGAGAGGCGGCGACGATTAGTAAAATTGTGATCGATCATGAAAGTAAGTCCTCGATGCAATTGATCATTAAAGACATTTTGGACGATGAAACGAATGCGATGATTACCGATGCCAGTGGGGAAGTCGTTCATACCTTTCATAATGGATTAAACAAAGAGCAGATTGAACAAAAAATTCTTTCTGAATCCTTATTTTCCACGAACCAGAAATCGGGTACGCCTGTTTTGAAGGAAATGATTATGCCATCCATTTTAGAAGAAAATGTGATGGAACAATATCTTGTTCTTTCTTATCCTGTTGAAGAAGCACAAGCAATTGTTGGATCTGTTATTATTTATCAAAGTTTGGAAGCTGTTCATAGAACGACCAAGCAAACAACGAATATCGTCTTTCTTTCGGCCTTTATTGCCTTTGTTTTAACGACATTTTTCGCCTTCTTTTTATCAACAAGAATTACGTCGCCTTTACGTGGGATGCGGCAAGCGGCGCTCGAATTGTCAAAGGGGAATTTTGATACGCGATTGCCGGTTATGCAAAATGATGAAATTGGTCAGCTAGCTACGGCATTCAACCAAATGGGTAGACAGTTAAAATATCATGTTGAACTTATTAGCCAAGACAAGGAGCAGTTGGCTAGCATTTTAACGTCTATGACGGATGCGGTCATTACGTTCAATCGAGATTATACAATTTTACTGAGTAATCCACAAGCGGAGCGGGTCTTACAAAATTGGCACTTTAAAAAAGCAGCGGATGATGGGGCAATTCCGCCTGAGATTTTGCACATGCTTGAACATGTGCTGACATTTGCGGAAGAAATCGAAGACGAACTGGAGCTTGGTGGTCGCTTCTATGCGATATCGATTAGTCCATTGTATAGCGGCGATAGTATTCGAGGCGCAGTAGCGGTCTTGCGAGATATGACAGATCAGCACAAACTGGAGAAACTGCGCTCTGATTTCATCGCCAATGTTTCTCACGAGTTGCGCACGCCGATTTCATTGCTTCAAGGCTATAGTGAAGCAATTCTTGACGGCGTGACGACAAGTGACGAGGAGCGCGATGAAATGGTGCAAATCATCCATGACGAATCGATGAGAATGGGGAGACTGGTTACAGACTTGCTCGATTTAGCGAGGATGGAATCGGGGCATATGCGTCTGTACAAGGATGATCTTCCTGTTGTCCCATTTCTTGAGCGTATTGTCCATAAGTTTATGCAAGTGGCTCGGGATGCACAGGTTGAGCTAGCGTTTGACTATCCAGAAGGACAAGATATCGTGTCGCATGTCGATGAAGATCGTTTAGAACAAGTGTTTACGAACCTACTTGATAACGCGATTCGCCATACACCGAATGGTGGGAAAGTAACATTACATCTAAAGAAACATCTAGATACTATGGAAATTGCAGTGGCGGATACAGGTGTTGGCATTCCGGAAGAGGATTTGCCGTATATTTTTGAACGCTTCTACAAAGCGGATAAAGCGAGAACGCGTGGTAAAGGTGGTACTGGGCTAGGGCTTGCCATTGCGAAAAATATTATCGATTCTCATGGTGGCCGTATTGTAGCGAAACGAGCAGAGGAACAAGGAACAATTTTCAGCTGTACGTTGCCATTAAAAATGTAA
- a CDS encoding peptidoglycan-binding protein, whose product MSVTTSNRDINALHPVAQQACRLFLQECEKAGVKIFITETYRSQERQNYLYAQGRTRPGKIVTWTLNSNHKSKLAWDIAVIPPANLYDVVTLNRAGAIARKLGITWGGDWKYNIDRPHFEVKSSWRAPANDTVKELQRLLNKIGYKLDVDGLYGPATTNAVKDFQKVNDLTVDGSAGSATMAALEKATKPSPPTVAVDTPKEVDEMAQQLPDTQKKDMKNLLEHAYNTRGKDGKPIFSVNHAPKVDTMTRGQATDLLISYVARTAK is encoded by the coding sequence GTGAGCGTAACTACATCTAATCGCGACATCAATGCATTACATCCTGTAGCACAGCAAGCGTGCCGACTCTTTCTACAAGAGTGTGAAAAAGCGGGAGTGAAAATTTTTATTACAGAAACGTACCGTAGCCAGGAGCGCCAGAATTACTTGTATGCACAAGGTCGTACACGTCCCGGCAAGATTGTCACGTGGACACTCAACAGTAACCATAAAAGTAAGTTAGCGTGGGACATTGCCGTGATCCCACCAGCCAATTTATATGATGTGGTTACGCTTAATAGAGCAGGTGCGATTGCACGCAAGCTTGGTATCACATGGGGTGGAGATTGGAAGTATAACATCGACCGTCCGCACTTTGAAGTTAAATCGAGTTGGAGAGCTCCTGCAAACGACACCGTAAAAGAATTACAACGTCTGTTAAACAAAATCGGCTATAAGTTAGATGTTGATGGTCTTTATGGTCCAGCAACGACTAATGCGGTTAAGGATTTTCAGAAAGTGAATGATTTAACTGTGGACGGCTCTGCAGGCTCCGCTACGATGGCTGCACTTGAAAAGGCGACAAAACCATCACCACCAACAGTTGCGGTAGACACACCAAAGGAGGTTGACGAAATGGCACAACAATTACCTGATACACAAAAGAAGGATATGAAAAACCTATTAGAGCACGCATACAATACCAGAGGAAAAGATGGAAAACCTATTTTTAGTGTGAATCATGCCCCTAAAGTCGATACAATGACCCGTGGACAAGCTACAGATTTATTGATTAGTTATGTGGCACGGACTGCAAAGTAA
- a CDS encoding phage holin family protein: MQMIDWLNSYLESDNSKLIYILALIMGANVLDFTIGWLNAKFNPKVAFSSAKAIFGIARKLLMFILLVYAIPVALLMPEPLGISALYVLFLGYLASEINSVLNHFKLAEDDKTMDPFIDFFKSVFDKRGGKS; encoded by the coding sequence ATGCAAATGATTGACTGGCTGAATAGTTACTTAGAATCGGATAACTCGAAATTGATTTACATTCTAGCGCTCATTATGGGTGCGAATGTTTTAGATTTTACAATTGGGTGGCTTAACGCCAAGTTTAACCCCAAAGTAGCATTTTCGAGTGCCAAAGCCATCTTTGGCATTGCTCGTAAGCTGTTGATGTTTATCCTGCTAGTTTACGCAATCCCTGTTGCTTTATTGATGCCGGAGCCGTTGGGGATTAGTGCGCTATATGTATTGTTTTTAGGTTATTTAGCAAGCGAGATTAATTCGGTGCTGAATCATTTTAAATTGGCTGAGGATGACAAAACGATGGATCCGTTTATTGATTTCTTCAAATCGGTTTTTGACAAGCGAGGCGGCAAGTCGTGA
- a CDS encoding siphovirus ReqiPepy6 Gp37-like family protein, which produces MELEVFDLALNNIGLVDVYEEIKFAINYEKRSELIFIVDASVENIELLKEDVILTKANDLERGYIIKHFEFLDDNSSRLLIEAPSVNVILNDRLILGQQSHSGNIEDVMKAFVNANAVNPANPNRVIPNLIIGENTGIDIEVNETTIDVPLDEYQYELANKYDISWDLLLDHENKKYVFTTWQGTDRTTEQNDNHHVVFSKELENIITQEYVTDNQHHKTTAIVAGEGDDTERVRLTVNDELAGYERKEIFVDARSLQSKYKDENDNEVTLTPEEYKSALEEQGKNILTEYKPIRTFESEVDMYSQFEYGVDYFCGDKVTIENEDVGIIMHTRVVSAIEIYDKTKDDLKLDFGSSIPTLIDSIKRMVK; this is translated from the coding sequence ATGGAATTAGAAGTGTTTGATCTAGCGTTGAACAATATTGGTCTGGTTGATGTCTACGAGGAAATAAAATTTGCAATTAATTACGAAAAACGTAGTGAGCTAATTTTTATTGTCGATGCGTCCGTGGAGAATATCGAATTACTCAAAGAAGATGTGATACTAACAAAAGCAAATGATTTGGAACGCGGCTACATCATAAAGCACTTCGAGTTTTTGGATGATAATTCGAGTCGTCTATTAATTGAAGCTCCGTCTGTGAATGTCATATTAAATGACCGATTAATACTCGGCCAACAATCACATAGTGGAAACATTGAGGATGTGATGAAAGCTTTTGTGAATGCAAATGCGGTAAATCCAGCCAATCCAAATCGCGTCATCCCTAATTTAATTATTGGAGAAAATACAGGCATTGATATTGAGGTGAATGAAACAACTATCGACGTACCACTTGATGAATATCAGTATGAATTGGCAAACAAATACGATATCAGTTGGGATCTTTTACTTGATCACGAGAATAAGAAATACGTATTCACCACTTGGCAAGGCACAGACAGAACGACAGAACAGAATGATAATCATCACGTTGTGTTTAGCAAGGAACTAGAGAATATCATCACGCAAGAATACGTGACAGACAACCAACATCACAAAACAACGGCTATCGTAGCGGGCGAGGGTGACGACACGGAAAGAGTGCGCTTAACTGTCAATGATGAGTTGGCGGGCTATGAACGAAAAGAAATATTTGTTGATGCGCGGAGCCTGCAAAGTAAGTACAAGGACGAAAACGACAACGAGGTCACATTAACTCCGGAAGAGTACAAAAGCGCACTGGAAGAGCAAGGCAAGAACATACTGACTGAATATAAACCAATACGAACATTTGAAAGCGAAGTCGACATGTACTCACAGTTTGAGTATGGTGTCGATTATTTTTGTGGAGATAAAGTTACGATTGAAAATGAGGATGTTGGGATAATCATGCACACGAGAGTAGTGAGCGCGATAGAAATCTACGACAAAACGAAGGATGACTTAAAGTTGGACTTCGGGTCGAGCATTCCGACGTTGATAGATAGTATTAAAAGGATGGTGAAGTAA